GGCGAAGTCGTGGGGTTCGTCGGCCGCAACGGGGCGGGCAAGAGCACCCTGCTGAAGATCCTCTCGCGCATCACGGAGCCCACCCGGGGTGAGGTGCGGCTGCGGGGACGCGTTGGCTCGCTGCTGGAGGTCGGCACCGGCTTCCACCCCGAGCTCTCGGGTCGAGAGAACGTCTATCTCAACGGCGCGATCCTCGGCATGAGGCGGGTGGAGATCAACCGTAAGTTCGACGAAATCGTCGACTTCGCGGAGATCGGCCAGTTCATCGACACCCCGGTGAAGCACTACTCGAGCGGGATGTATGTGCGTCTCGCCTTTGCGGTAGCCGCTCACCTCGAGCCCGAGATCCTCATTGTCGACGAGGTTCTTTCGGTGGGCGACGCGAGCTTCCAGCGCAAATGCATCGGGAAGATGAGCGACGTCGCGGGCCATGGTCGCACGGTGCTCTTCGTAAGCCACAACATGACGGCGGTACAGGCGCTCTGCAGCCGCGTGATCGTGCTCCAGGCGGGAGAGATGGTGGCGGACACCACCCCCACCGCTGCGGTGCGTGCCTACATGGAAAGTGTGAGCGACGCGATACTGCGGCCGATCGCGACCCGGGAGGACCGGAAAGGCGATGGATCGTTCCGGTTTACGGATTTCTGGCTAGAGGATGAGCGGGGTGAGCGGATCGACCAGGCAATTCTGGGCCAGACGGTGAGGCTCTGCGCCAGCTTCACGGCCCAGCGGTCGAGCGAGCGCTTGCACGTGGCGATGAATATCTGGGAGGAACCCGGAAACTCTCTGATCAACTGCGACTCCACCGATCGGGGCGCCATCTTCGACCGGGTTCCGCGCGAAGGGGTCGTCTGCTGCGAGATCGAGCGCCTGCCGCTGAAGCCCGGGCGATATTTTGGCAACCTCTTCGCGAGGATGGGAGGTGACGTTGCGGATTGGATCGAGGGAGCCTTCTGCTTCGACGTCACCGACGGAGATTTCTACGGAACCGGCAAGGTCCTCAGCCGCGGTAAGTTCCTCGTGCAACACGACTGGGGGTTGAGGCCCGAGGTGCCCGCTTTCGCCAGCTTGCCCGAGCTCGTCCCCTGAACCGCTCGGACCCATGCAGCTGAGCGTCATCATCCCCTGCCTGAACGCCGGAGAGACGATCCGGACCCAGCTCGAGGCGCTGGCGAGGCAGCATTGGAGCGGGGACTGGGAGGTGATCGTCGCCGACAACGGCTCCACGGACGATACGCGATCGATCGCCGCGAGCTACGCGAGTCGGATCCCGTCATTGCGTGTCGTCGATGCCTCCCAGCGGCGCGGCAGCGCCTATGCGCGAAACGCGGGCGTGAGGGCTGCCCAAGGGCGCTCCATCGCATTCTGTGACGCGGACGATGAAGTGGCGGACGGCTGGGTCGCTGCCATCGGAGCAGCCTTGCAGCATCATGAACTGGTGGCGTCGCGGTTCGATGGAAGCAGGCTGAATTCAACCAAGAAGCTCGGCGTGCCACAGCAGCATGGCCTGGATCGGCTGTGGTATTCGCCATTCCTTCCGCACGCAGGCGGCTGTGGGTTGGGGGTCCAGCGAGGCCTTCACGAGAGGATCGGTGGATTCGACGAGTCGCTCCCTCGCCTCATGGATACAGACTACTGTATCCGCGCTCAGCTTGCCGGGGCCAGCCTTCACTTCGTTCCTGATGCGCTCGTTCATGTGCGGATGAGGGAGACCGGGCGCGAGCTGTTTCGCCAGACACGCATCTGGGCCCGGTATAATACTCTCCTACACGCACGATATAAGAACCCCGGCGAGCAAGTTCCGGGAGCTTGGCGCCTGTACTGGGGGGAATGGATCAAGCTGGCCTGGGCAGTCCCAAAGCTGCGACGGAGAGACGGGCGTTTGTGGTGGATGTCCAGACTAGGTTGGCAAGTCGGCATGCTCCAGGGAAGCATTGCCTATCGCCTGCCGCCGATCGTCTTTCTCCCACGTACACGGCCGGCACACGAACCGGCGCCGGAATCCTCGGCCGGTGGAAGTGCTGGCGCTCTTGGAGACCAGGCCGCACTTCGATGATGCGCGGAGTACGAAAAGCAGTTCGCCGTCGAGGGCATCGCCTACTCGCGCGAGTGTGTGGGACAATCGTGCGAGTCGACACCTTGGATGAGCTGGTGGCTCTCACCTTCGACGATGGGCCAGATCCGGAGTCGACTCCTCAGTTACTAGACCTGCTCGCACGGCATGGAGCGCGGGCCACTTTCTTCATGATTGGAGAACGGGCCGCGGCGCATCCAGAACTCGTGAGCCGCGTCGCTTCGCAAGGCCACGCCATCGCCAATCACAGCTGGAATCATCCTCGGTTCGTGAATCTGTCGGCTAGCGAGAGGCGCAATCAAGTCGAACGATGCGAGTGGGCACTTGCTCCCTACGGGGTGAGAATGTTCCGCGCACCGTACGGCATTCAGAGCGTGGCATCCCATCTGTCGCTGTTTGCGGCGGGCTTCCCAAGCATAGGGTGGAATGTCGATCTCGATGACTGGATGCCCCACGATTCCGGCTGGTTTGTGCAGCGCCTTCTGCAGGTGAATACGCGAGGCAGCATAGTCCTGCTACACGATTCATTGTACAGGGCAAGACATCCCGAGGCTGCAGACCGGAAGCCTCTTT
The sequence above is drawn from the Longimicrobiaceae bacterium genome and encodes:
- a CDS encoding ABC transporter ATP-binding protein, which translates into the protein GEVVGFVGRNGAGKSTLLKILSRITEPTRGEVRLRGRVGSLLEVGTGFHPELSGRENVYLNGAILGMRRVEINRKFDEIVDFAEIGQFIDTPVKHYSSGMYVRLAFAVAAHLEPEILIVDEVLSVGDASFQRKCIGKMSDVAGHGRTVLFVSHNMTAVQALCSRVIVLQAGEMVADTTPTAAVRAYMESVSDAILRPIATREDRKGDGSFRFTDFWLEDERGERIDQAILGQTVRLCASFTAQRSSERLHVAMNIWEEPGNSLINCDSTDRGAIFDRVPREGVVCCEIERLPLKPGRYFGNLFARMGGDVADWIEGAFCFDVTDGDFYGTGKVLSRGKFLVQHDWGLRPEVPAFASLPELVP
- a CDS encoding glycosyltransferase: MQLSVIIPCLNAGETIRTQLEALARQHWSGDWEVIVADNGSTDDTRSIAASYASRIPSLRVVDASQRRGSAYARNAGVRAAQGRSIAFCDADDEVADGWVAAIGAALQHHELVASRFDGSRLNSTKKLGVPQQHGLDRLWYSPFLPHAGGCGLGVQRGLHERIGGFDESLPRLMDTDYCIRAQLAGASLHFVPDALVHVRMRETGRELFRQTRIWARYNTLLHARYKNPGEQVPGAWRLYWGEWIKLAWAVPKLRRRDGRLWWMSRLGWQVGMLQGSIAYRLPPIVFLPRTRPAHEPAPESSAGGSAGALGDQAALR